One genomic window of Bartonella sp. HY038 includes the following:
- the tgt gene encoding tRNA guanosine(34) transglycosylase Tgt, whose product MSENFTFKLIAEDKKARRGEITMPRGTVRTPAFMPVGTGGTVKAMYMDQVKDLGADIILGNTYHLMLRPGAERVAKLGGLHEFARWQGPILTDSGGFQVMSLAGLRKLDEKGVTFQSHIDGRRYEMSPERSIEIQGLLDSDIQMQLDQCVALPATFNEMEKAMELSLRWAQRCKDAFGIQAGKAMFGIVQGGDNVPLRERSAEALKELDLKGYAVGGLAVGEPQQVMMDMLDVTCPILPREKPRYLMGVGTPDDIIKAVARGIDMFDCVMPTRAGRHGLAFTRFGKVNLRNARHNEDHRPLDPQSSCPAARDYSRAYLHHLIKSNEALGSMLLTWNNLSYYQDLMAGIRAAIEAGRYDDFCGETSEAWAKGDMAPL is encoded by the coding sequence ATGAGCGAAAATTTTACCTTTAAATTGATTGCAGAAGATAAAAAGGCACGGCGCGGCGAAATCACCATGCCACGCGGCACCGTTCGCACGCCGGCCTTTATGCCTGTTGGCACGGGCGGTACGGTAAAAGCCATGTATATGGATCAGGTTAAAGACCTTGGCGCAGATATTATTCTTGGCAATACCTATCATCTAATGCTGCGCCCGGGGGCGGAGCGGGTTGCAAAGCTTGGTGGCTTGCATGAATTTGCCCGTTGGCAAGGGCCAATTCTTACCGATTCAGGCGGTTTTCAGGTAATGTCCTTAGCGGGTTTACGTAAATTAGATGAAAAAGGTGTCACCTTCCAATCCCATATTGATGGCCGTCGCTATGAAATGTCGCCTGAACGCTCGATTGAAATTCAGGGCTTACTTGATTCAGATATCCAAATGCAGCTTGATCAATGTGTGGCATTGCCAGCGACCTTTAATGAAATGGAAAAAGCCATGGAATTATCCTTGCGCTGGGCACAGCGTTGTAAGGATGCCTTTGGGATTCAGGCTGGCAAGGCGATGTTTGGTATTGTGCAGGGTGGTGATAATGTGCCTTTGCGTGAACGCTCAGCAGAAGCATTAAAGGAACTGGATCTTAAAGGCTATGCCGTTGGCGGCCTTGCGGTTGGTGAACCGCAACAAGTGATGATGGATATGCTGGATGTTACTTGTCCAATTTTACCACGTGAAAAGCCACGCTATTTGATGGGTGTTGGCACGCCTGACGACATTATTAAAGCTGTTGCACGCGGTATTGATATGTTTGATTGCGTGATGCCCACGCGCGCTGGGCGCCATGGTTTGGCTTTTACGCGCTTTGGCAAGGTCAATCTACGCAATGCACGACATAATGAAGACCACCGCCCACTAGACCCTCAATCTTCTTGCCCTGCCGCGCGTGATTATAGCCGCGCATATTTACATCATTTGATAAAATCCAATGAGGCTTTAGGTTCAATGTTGTTAACGTGGAATAATCTTAGCTATTATCAAGACTTAATGGCAGGCATAAGGGCAGCGATTGAAGCTGGCCGATATGATGATTTTTGTGGTGAAACCAGCGAAGCTTGGGCCAAAGGTGATATGGCACCGCTTTAG
- a CDS encoding heme-binding protein — MKRILMILSLGLLPSFAFAQDLPTAPYLPLSLAGKAAHAALDACAAKGHNVSVAIVLRDGSTKVLLKADQSGPHTAGSAQGKAFTSAAMGRDSASLAEFIAKNPENAGLRDMDVRFVIQGGGLPIKIGDALVGGIGVGGAPSGAIDAECAQAGIDAIVKK; from the coding sequence ATGAAACGCATATTGATGATTTTATCTCTTGGTCTTTTGCCTAGTTTTGCTTTTGCACAAGATTTGCCAACAGCACCCTATTTACCATTAAGCCTTGCGGGAAAGGCAGCTCATGCAGCTCTTGATGCATGTGCGGCTAAGGGGCATAATGTTAGCGTTGCCATTGTCTTAAGAGACGGTTCAACCAAAGTGTTGTTAAAAGCAGATCAGTCGGGTCCTCATACGGCAGGCAGCGCGCAAGGCAAGGCATTTACATCGGCTGCTATGGGACGCGATAGCGCTAGCCTTGCGGAATTTATTGCCAAAAATCCAGAAAATGCAGGCCTTCGTGATATGGATGTGCGTTTTGTTATCCAAGGCGGTGGTTTGCCAATTAAAATTGGTGATGCATTGGTTGGTGGTATTGGTGTTGGTGGCGCGCCAAGCGGTGCTATTGATGCCGAATGCGCCCAAGCTGGCATTGATGCTATTGTCAAAAAATAA
- a CDS encoding LLM class flavin-dependent oxidoreductase translates to MKLSVLDLSNVPEGSAPKDALRNSIDLARHVENLGFKRIWYAEHHNMTGIASAATAVLIGQVAAVTNKIILGSGGIMLPNHSPLVIAEQFGTLSALYPGRIELGLGRAPGTDQLTARALRHRHDLDANSFPQDVVELLGYFKEASQGQQVRAVPGAGENVPIWILGSSLFGAQLAAILGLPYAFASHFAPAELDNALKIYRERFEPSETLAKPHAMVALNAIVADSDEEAQYLFTSLQQSFVNLRTGRAGPLPRPQDSFAKTLPEQFQMILEQTLSCSVIGSPQTVREGLTKLLARTKADELIVTTTVHDHEARKKSFTLLSEIMETL, encoded by the coding sequence ATGAAACTTTCCGTTCTTGATTTATCCAATGTTCCTGAAGGGAGCGCGCCTAAAGATGCTTTGCGCAATTCTATAGACCTTGCACGCCATGTCGAGAACCTTGGTTTTAAGCGTATTTGGTATGCTGAACACCATAATATGACAGGTATTGCCAGTGCCGCGACTGCGGTTTTAATTGGTCAAGTAGCGGCAGTCACCAATAAAATTATTTTAGGATCGGGCGGCATTATGCTGCCCAACCATTCCCCTTTGGTTATTGCCGAGCAATTTGGAACGCTATCGGCGCTTTATCCAGGGCGTATCGAATTAGGTTTAGGGCGCGCGCCTGGCACCGACCAGCTTACTGCACGCGCCTTACGCCATCGTCACGATCTTGATGCCAATTCTTTTCCCCAAGATGTGGTGGAACTGCTTGGTTATTTTAAAGAGGCATCGCAAGGACAGCAAGTTCGTGCAGTTCCAGGAGCTGGAGAAAATGTGCCAATTTGGATTTTAGGCTCCAGCCTTTTTGGCGCGCAATTGGCTGCAATTTTGGGGCTTCCTTATGCTTTTGCTTCGCATTTTGCGCCAGCTGAGCTTGACAATGCGTTAAAAATCTATCGGGAACGGTTTGAGCCTTCAGAGACTTTAGCAAAACCACATGCAATGGTGGCGCTTAATGCCATTGTTGCCGATAGTGATGAAGAAGCCCAATATCTCTTTACTTCGTTGCAACAATCCTTTGTTAATTTGCGCACTGGCCGCGCAGGTCCATTACCGCGCCCGCAGGATAGTTTTGCTAAAACTTTGCCAGAGCAATTCCAGATGATCCTTGAGCAAACGCTTTCATGCTCGGTTATTGGTTCACCGCAAACTGTACGCGAAGGCCTTACTAAATTATTGGCGCGCACTAAGGCTGACGAGCTGATTGTTACAACAACGGTTCATGATCATGAGGCGCGCAAAAAATCGTTCACGTTGTTAAGTGAGATTATGGAAACGTTGTAG
- a CDS encoding PACE efflux transporter has translation MQQQASNDVLEHNHDDRLIKRGLFARILHATIFEVIAIILTALFLVVIEGKSLVSMGVLSIIISLIATAWNGIFNFAFDQLQKKYRFSRSKLVRFLHALGFEGGLLIFTLPCIAFYLNISLWYAFVLDIGLLLFFLPYSIIFNYIYDKIYLHFTAKS, from the coding sequence TTGCAACAGCAGGCATCAAATGATGTACTAGAACATAATCATGATGACAGGCTGATAAAGCGCGGTCTTTTCGCGCGCATTTTACATGCCACAATTTTTGAAGTCATCGCCATTATTCTTACTGCACTTTTTCTTGTCGTTATAGAAGGAAAAAGCTTGGTAAGTATGGGCGTATTATCAATAATCATTTCACTTATAGCAACAGCTTGGAATGGTATTTTTAATTTTGCATTCGACCAATTACAAAAAAAATATCGCTTTTCACGCAGCAAATTGGTTCGCTTTTTACATGCATTGGGCTTTGAAGGCGGTTTATTAATCTTTACATTGCCATGCATTGCATTCTATCTAAATATCAGTCTTTGGTATGCATTTGTCCTAGATATAGGGCTTTTACTGTTCTTCCTCCCCTATTCCATAATTTTCAATTATATCTATGATAAGATTTATCTTCACTTTACTGCCAAAAGTTAA
- a CDS encoding CoA-acylating methylmalonate-semialdehyde dehydrogenase, producing MRNIGHFIGGKNVAGKSGQEADVFQPFDGSVIGKVALANSAEINEALENAKQAQPAWAAVNPQRRARVMRKFLSLIEEEIDSLAELLAKEHGKTIADAIGDIQRGLEVVEVSLGVPHMQKGEYTDGAGPSIDTYSMRQALGVVAGITPFNFPAMIPLWMCGPAIACGNAFILKPSERDPGVPMRLAELFIEAGGPEGILNVVNGGKEAVDALLDAPGIKAISFVGSTAIAQYIYGRAAANGKRVQAFGGAKNHMLIMPDADMDQVVDALIGAGFGSAGERCMAISVAVPIGEETAERLLEKLIPRIKALKVGSSLDKQADYGPVVTKEAKARILDYVDIGVKEGANLVIDGRGFNLQGYENGYYVGPCLFDNVTRDMRIYKEEIFGPVLSIVRAANYEEALSLPNDHLYGNGVAIFTRDGDTARDFAARVEVGMIGINVPIPTPVAYYTFGGWKASVFGDLNQHGPDAFRFYTRTKTITSRWPSGIREGAEFSIPTME from the coding sequence ATGCGAAATATTGGGCATTTTATTGGTGGTAAAAATGTGGCGGGTAAAAGTGGCCAAGAGGCTGATGTATTCCAACCGTTTGATGGCTCAGTCATTGGCAAGGTTGCCTTAGCAAATAGTGCTGAAATAAATGAGGCGCTAGAAAACGCAAAGCAAGCTCAGCCAGCATGGGCAGCTGTAAATCCACAGCGGCGCGCGCGCGTGATGCGAAAGTTTTTATCTCTTATTGAAGAGGAAATTGACAGCCTTGCAGAATTATTGGCAAAAGAACACGGCAAGACAATTGCTGATGCTATTGGTGATATTCAGCGCGGCTTGGAAGTGGTTGAGGTAAGCCTTGGCGTTCCCCATATGCAAAAAGGTGAATACACAGATGGGGCAGGACCTAGTATTGATACATATTCCATGCGCCAAGCCTTAGGAGTTGTGGCAGGTATTACGCCATTTAATTTTCCGGCAATGATCCCGCTTTGGATGTGCGGACCCGCTATTGCTTGCGGCAATGCGTTTATTTTAAAGCCATCAGAGCGTGATCCTGGTGTTCCTATGCGCCTTGCTGAATTATTTATAGAGGCAGGTGGTCCTGAGGGAATTTTAAATGTTGTAAATGGTGGAAAAGAAGCAGTAGATGCTTTGCTAGATGCACCGGGTATTAAAGCGATAAGCTTTGTTGGCTCAACTGCTATTGCACAATATATTTATGGGCGCGCCGCCGCAAATGGTAAACGGGTTCAAGCTTTTGGTGGAGCCAAAAACCACATGCTCATCATGCCAGATGCTGATATGGACCAAGTAGTTGATGCTTTGATTGGTGCGGGCTTTGGTTCTGCTGGTGAGCGTTGTATGGCCATTTCTGTGGCTGTGCCAATTGGAGAAGAAACAGCTGAACGTTTGCTTGAAAAGCTTATCCCACGCATTAAAGCGCTTAAAGTTGGCTCGTCACTTGACAAGCAGGCTGATTACGGCCCGGTGGTTACCAAAGAAGCCAAGGCTCGCATTTTGGATTATGTCGATATTGGCGTTAAGGAAGGTGCAAATCTTGTAATTGATGGTCGTGGTTTTAATTTGCAAGGCTATGAAAACGGTTATTATGTTGGCCCATGTCTATTTGATAATGTGACGCGCGATATGCGCATTTATAAGGAAGAAATTTTCGGCCCAGTTTTATCAATTGTGCGTGCTGCTAATTATGAAGAAGCACTTAGCTTGCCTAATGACCATCTTTATGGCAATGGCGTTGCAATATTTACCCGCGATGGCGATACGGCTCGTGATTTTGCCGCCCGCGTTGAAGTTGGCATGATTGGCATAAATGTGCCTATTCCAACACCGGTTGCTTATTATACATTTGGCGGCTGGAAAGCCTCGGTATTTGGTGATCTTAATCAGCATGGGCCTGATGCATTCCGCTTTTATACACGCACAAAAACTATTACTTCGCGTTGGCCTTCCGGCATTCGTGAAGGTGCAGAATTTTCTATCCCGACTATGGAATAA
- a CDS encoding DUF1491 family protein, whose translation MRLTSDFYVAQLIRKINGANGFAYLVRRGAIEAGTIFIMQRLKNNQVDLFGPAPQSFYEEAENDGGRLFIKILTDAEEVNAIEKLEKELRFDPDIWLVEVENINDLTTYINIV comes from the coding sequence TTGCGGCTGACATCTGATTTTTATGTGGCGCAATTGATACGCAAGATTAATGGTGCCAATGGCTTTGCTTATCTTGTGCGACGCGGCGCAATAGAGGCTGGTACAATATTTATCATGCAGCGTCTTAAAAATAATCAAGTTGACTTATTTGGACCGGCACCCCAAAGCTTTTACGAAGAAGCAGAAAATGACGGTGGTAGGTTATTTATAAAAATTTTAACTGATGCAGAAGAAGTAAATGCGATTGAAAAGCTAGAAAAAGAGCTTCGTTTTGATCCTGATATTTGGCTTGTTGAAGTTGAAAATATTAATGATTTGACAACTTATATAAATATTGTGTGA
- a CDS encoding tRNA1(Val) (adenine(37)-N6)-methyltransferase yields MPLSFDNTDETIDVFHRGRFALVQPRNFGHRSGMDAMMLAALVPTDFSGQLVDLGAGAGAAGLAVASRCDNAKITLVERSLLMAQYAKKTLHLPENIQFKSRTSLLNADVTLRGKARLEAGLIDNSFDFAIMNPPFNEQSDRATPDKEKADAHVMTEGMFDAWLRTAAALLRPGGFIGLIARPTSLEDILPALQGRFGGVVIIPIYPRPHQAAIRILVYAKKGSRAALSFARPILLHNADDNKFSPRTDAICNGILSVWDKYDE; encoded by the coding sequence ATGCCACTATCATTTGATAATACTGACGAAACGATTGACGTTTTTCATCGTGGTCGTTTTGCTCTTGTGCAGCCCCGCAATTTTGGGCATCGCTCCGGCATGGATGCCATGATGCTTGCGGCCTTAGTACCAACGGATTTTAGCGGCCAATTGGTTGATCTTGGTGCGGGTGCAGGCGCGGCTGGTCTTGCTGTTGCTTCGCGCTGTGATAATGCCAAAATAACTTTGGTGGAGCGCTCACTCCTTATGGCGCAATACGCAAAAAAGACATTGCACTTACCCGAAAATATTCAATTTAAATCACGGACATCATTGCTAAATGCCGATGTAACATTGCGTGGAAAGGCTCGTTTAGAAGCAGGGCTTATTGATAATAGCTTTGATTTTGCAATTATGAACCCACCATTTAATGAACAATCTGATCGCGCAACGCCAGATAAGGAAAAGGCCGATGCGCATGTGATGACAGAAGGCATGTTTGATGCTTGGCTTCGCACTGCCGCCGCACTGTTGCGCCCGGGTGGTTTTATAGGGTTAATTGCGCGCCCAACCTCGCTTGAAGATATATTGCCTGCCTTGCAGGGGCGATTTGGTGGTGTGGTTATTATTCCTATTTATCCACGCCCCCATCAAGCAGCAATTCGTATTTTGGTTTATGCAAAAAAGGGTAGCCGCGCTGCATTGTCTTTTGCTCGCCCAATATTATTGCATAATGCTGATGATAATAAATTTTCACCTAGGACCGATGCAATCTGCAACGGAATATTGAGTGTTTGGGATAAATATGATGAATAG
- a CDS encoding S49 family peptidase has protein sequence MANWIKKLIPRKFRSEGVTIPVVRLQGVISSSSSALKSNLSLANCAEQLERAFNMKEAPAVAIVINSPGGSPVQSRLIYKRIRDLASEKNKRVLVFVEDVAASGGYMIACAGDEIFADPSSVVGSIGVVSSSFGFPELMKKIGVERRVYTAGKNKATLDPFSPEKESDINHLKELQLEIHETFINLVKNSRKTKLSDNEDLFTGMFWTGIKGKELGLVDGLNDIQSVLKDRYGSKMQMRLINASKGLLGRKSPSGIYADIAGQAIGNIVDVAEERALWSRYGL, from the coding sequence TTGGCTAACTGGATTAAAAAACTAATTCCTCGTAAATTTCGTTCTGAAGGCGTAACTATTCCAGTTGTGCGGTTGCAAGGTGTCATTAGTTCTTCATCATCGGCACTTAAAAGCAATTTATCGCTTGCAAATTGTGCAGAGCAGCTTGAGCGCGCTTTCAATATGAAAGAAGCACCTGCCGTTGCTATTGTTATTAATTCGCCCGGTGGTTCGCCAGTGCAGTCGCGGCTTATTTATAAGCGTATTCGTGACCTTGCTAGCGAAAAAAACAAGCGTGTGCTTGTCTTTGTTGAAGATGTGGCGGCATCAGGCGGTTATATGATTGCTTGTGCAGGCGATGAAATCTTTGCCGATCCTTCATCGGTGGTTGGTTCAATAGGCGTTGTTTCTTCCTCATTTGGTTTTCCTGAATTAATGAAGAAAATTGGTGTTGAGCGCCGTGTTTATACCGCAGGTAAGAACAAGGCGACTTTGGATCCTTTTTCTCCAGAAAAAGAAAGTGATATTAATCATTTAAAAGAGTTGCAGTTGGAAATTCATGAAACTTTTATTAATTTGGTAAAAAATAGTCGTAAAACCAAATTGAGCGACAATGAAGATCTTTTCACTGGCATGTTCTGGACTGGTATTAAAGGTAAAGAATTAGGCTTAGTTGATGGGCTTAATGATATTCAAAGCGTGTTAAAAGACCGCTATGGCAGCAAAATGCAAATGCGGTTGATCAATGCATCAAAAGGCTTGCTTGGACGTAAATCGCCATCGGGAATTTATGCTGATATTGCTGGTCAAGCAATTGGCAATATTGTTGATGTTGCTGAAGAGCGTGCCTTATGGTCACGCTATGGGCTTTAA
- a CDS encoding 4-(cytidine 5'-diphospho)-2-C-methyl-D-erythritol kinase, which yields MAPYSLNENLALKDSLVSEQHHEIIEEIAPAKLNLSLHVIGQRSDNYHLLQSLVVFMNNGDMIKVQAADSDSFAISGRFGGGEDFGADNLVVKARNFLRDLIGQERCPPVAIHLEKNLPIASGIGGGSSDAAATLVALIRHWNLIPDADDREAELQLLTNKVQSLGADVPMCLHGVLYRSPLIATGIGEILKPLDEFIPLDILLINSGVAVSTPQIFAKLENKNNLEFSWTDGAGAQYKGLIEKLKTMRNDLYQPALHQYPALKTILHTLQDLGADFAAMSGSGATCFGIFPNAQALQQAYLEAQKIYPNYFLMAGKSYGV from the coding sequence ATGGCTCCATATTCTTTAAATGAAAATTTGGCTTTAAAAGACAGTTTAGTGAGTGAACAACATCACGAAATTATAGAAGAGATTGCGCCGGCAAAACTTAATTTGTCGCTACATGTCATTGGACAGCGCAGTGATAATTATCATTTGTTGCAAAGCCTTGTTGTTTTCATGAATAATGGCGACATGATAAAGGTACAAGCGGCAGATAGCGATAGTTTTGCTATTTCTGGCCGTTTTGGTGGCGGTGAAGATTTTGGCGCAGATAATCTGGTTGTTAAAGCGCGCAATTTTTTACGTGATCTTATTGGGCAAGAGCGCTGTCCGCCAGTTGCCATTCATTTGGAAAAAAACTTGCCAATTGCATCGGGGATAGGTGGCGGTTCTTCTGATGCAGCAGCTACATTGGTGGCATTAATCCGACATTGGAATTTAATACCCGATGCCGATGATCGAGAAGCTGAATTGCAATTATTAACCAATAAGGTGCAAAGCCTTGGCGCAGATGTGCCAATGTGTTTGCATGGGGTGCTCTATCGCTCACCCCTGATCGCCACCGGTATAGGCGAAATATTAAAGCCGCTTGATGAATTTATTCCTTTGGATATTTTATTAATCAATTCAGGCGTGGCAGTTTCAACCCCGCAAATATTTGCCAAGTTAGAGAACAAAAATAATCTAGAGTTTAGCTGGACTGATGGTGCAGGGGCGCAATATAAGGGGTTGATTGAAAAATTGAAGACCATGCGTAATGATCTTTATCAGCCTGCATTACATCAATATCCAGCATTGAAAACCATATTGCATACATTACAAGACCTTGGCGCCGATTTTGCTGCAATGTCAGGTTCTGGCGCGACATGTTTTGGTATATTTCCCAATGCCCAAGCGCTGCAGCAGGCCTATTTGGAAGCGCAGAAAATCTACCCCAATTATTTTCTCATGGCTGGAAAAAGCTACGGCGTTTAA
- a CDS encoding DUF805 domain-containing protein, whose translation MNFQTSLLTCFMLKYASTSGRASRSEYWWFALVFNIIYLILFLTLTYFIEPMDPQKPIYWLSLPLLLIPFVIFFIPFASVSIRRFHDIGMAGWHFWFVIIALQMPYVGLAPWLYYIYLLCKEGSPDSNRYGKNPFPKIEYQKIFE comes from the coding sequence ATGAATTTCCAAACTTCACTCCTTACATGTTTTATGCTAAAATATGCATCCACCTCTGGCAGAGCATCACGCTCAGAATATTGGTGGTTTGCACTTGTCTTCAATATAATATATTTAATTCTCTTTCTGACATTAACATATTTTATCGAGCCAATGGATCCGCAAAAGCCAATTTATTGGTTAAGCCTACCCTTATTGCTTATCCCTTTTGTTATCTTCTTTATTCCTTTTGCAAGTGTATCCATACGCCGTTTTCACGATATCGGCATGGCTGGTTGGCACTTTTGGTTTGTTATAATTGCGTTACAAATGCCGTATGTCGGTTTGGCCCCGTGGCTTTATTATATTTATCTACTTTGCAAAGAAGGATCACCTGATTCAAATCGCTATGGTAAAAATCCATTTCCTAAAATAGAATATCAAAAAATATTTGAGTGA
- a CDS encoding DUF4424 family protein, producing MQIQFLNNTCWRNIGKSFLLCFSLAMTCEITLANDSSAGLAAGGLVLQKLEDIAMVSEELYISVDKIEVNYIFENRSNKDITTIVAFPMPPFEFDANGEPFDDQYNRPYIDDKHLDNYLDFHSFVDGKAVATKSTRKVVRDSGDFPSEATLYVTFYWQQTFPAGKKIKVRHSYTPSTTTGIPQSVNWIKENYLNNDTYCPDKNFIAALNKYEKANYDSGYHGIDYILTSGANWAGGVIEDFRLIIDKGKPDAFVTFCGDGVQKISPTQFEMRKKNYVPKENLSIFILSDFCNPNQ from the coding sequence ATGCAAATTCAGTTTTTAAACAATACATGCTGGCGCAATATTGGTAAAAGCTTTTTGCTATGCTTTAGTTTAGCCATGACTTGCGAAATAACTTTGGCTAATGATAGTAGTGCAGGATTAGCTGCAGGTGGGCTTGTTCTTCAAAAGTTAGAAGATATAGCAATGGTATCAGAAGAGTTATATATTTCAGTTGATAAAATTGAAGTGAATTATATATTTGAAAATCGCAGTAATAAAGATATTACGACTATTGTTGCTTTTCCAATGCCTCCTTTTGAATTTGATGCAAATGGTGAACCTTTTGACGATCAATATAATAGGCCCTACATTGATGATAAGCATCTCGATAATTATTTAGATTTTCATAGTTTTGTTGACGGTAAAGCTGTCGCAACAAAAAGCACCCGTAAAGTGGTGAGGGATAGCGGAGATTTCCCATCTGAAGCTACGCTTTATGTCACGTTTTATTGGCAACAAACTTTTCCTGCGGGTAAAAAAATTAAGGTTCGCCATTCTTACACGCCCAGTACAACTACTGGCATTCCACAATCGGTAAATTGGATAAAAGAAAATTATTTAAATAACGACACTTATTGCCCAGATAAAAACTTCATAGCAGCCTTAAACAAATATGAAAAAGCTAATTACGATAGTGGTTATCATGGGATTGACTATATTTTAACTTCCGGAGCCAATTGGGCAGGCGGTGTTATTGAAGATTTTCGTCTTATTATTGATAAAGGAAAACCGGATGCATTTGTAACATTTTGTGGTGATGGTGTTCAAAAAATAAGCCCAACCCAATTTGAAATGCGCAAAAAAAATTATGTTCCTAAAGAAAATCTTTCGATTTTTATTCTGAGTGATTTTTGCAATCCTAATCAATAG
- a CDS encoding DUF4424 family protein, giving the protein MSFWAGGVIEDFRLIIDKGKPDALVTFCGDGVQKISPTQFEMRKKLCF; this is encoded by the coding sequence ATTTCATTTTGGGCAGGCGGTGTTATTGAAGATTTTCGTCTTATTATTGATAAAGGAAAACCGGATGCATTGGTAACATTTTGTGGCGATGGTGTTCAAAAAATAAGCCCAACCCAATTTGAAATGCGCAAAAAATTATGTTTCTAA
- the dapA gene encoding 4-hydroxy-tetrahydrodipicolinate synthase codes for MLKGAITALITPFSETGEVDEKALRDLVEWQITEGIHGLVPVGTTGESPTLTHEEHKRVVELTIEQTKGRVPVIAGAGSNSTAEAIELVQFAETAGADAALVVTPYYNKPNQRGLYAHFAAIAKATILPIVIYNIPGRSVIDMTSETMGRLANDFDNIIGVKDATGKVERVSEQRMTCGDGFIQLSGEDATALGFNAQGGVGCISVTSNIAPRLSSLFQEACQIGNYEKAREIHEKLMPLHKTLFLEPNPTGVKYAAHQLGLCEAHLRLPLVAIEAETAHKIDAAIAHAGLVKR; via the coding sequence ATGCTCAAGGGAGCCATTACCGCACTTATTACGCCATTTTCTGAAACTGGAGAGGTTGATGAAAAAGCGTTGCGTGACCTTGTGGAGTGGCAAATTACCGAAGGTATACATGGGCTTGTGCCGGTTGGCACTACAGGTGAATCGCCCACTTTAACCCATGAAGAGCATAAGCGTGTTGTTGAATTAACAATTGAGCAAACGAAGGGGCGTGTGCCTGTTATTGCTGGTGCTGGTTCAAATAGTACGGCTGAAGCCATTGAGCTCGTTCAATTTGCTGAGACTGCGGGTGCAGATGCTGCGCTTGTTGTGACACCATATTATAACAAGCCAAATCAACGTGGTCTTTATGCGCATTTTGCCGCTATTGCCAAAGCAACGATTTTGCCAATTGTTATTTATAATATTCCCGGTCGCTCGGTTATTGATATGACATCAGAAACCATGGGACGTCTTGCCAATGATTTTGATAATATTATTGGTGTAAAGGATGCAACTGGCAAAGTAGAGCGTGTATCAGAGCAACGCATGACTTGCGGTGATGGTTTTATCCAATTATCGGGTGAAGATGCAACTGCCCTTGGTTTTAATGCGCAAGGTGGTGTTGGTTGTATTTCGGTTACATCCAATATTGCGCCACGCCTTTCATCTCTCTTTCAAGAAGCTTGTCAAATAGGTAATTATGAAAAGGCAAGAGAAATTCATGAAAAGTTAATGCCATTGCATAAGACTTTATTTCTTGAGCCAAATCCAACGGGTGTTAAATATGCGGCTCATCAATTAGGGCTTTGTGAAGCGCATTTGCGTTTGCCTTTGGTTGCAATCGAAGCTGAAACTGCCCACAAAATTGATGCGGCAATTGCCCATGCAGGGCTTGTAAAACGCTAA
- the smpB gene encoding SsrA-binding protein SmpB, translating to MTKKDKPERKIIAENRKARFNFEILDTLEAGLVLSGTEVKSLRANHANIAESYASFENGEFWLINSYIPEYKQGNRFNHEPRRLRKLLVSKREMSKLFQAVSRDGMTVVPLRLYFNLRGRVKIEIAVARGKKNHDKRETEKKRDWNREKSRLLRDRG from the coding sequence ATGACAAAAAAAGATAAGCCAGAGCGTAAGATCATTGCCGAAAATCGCAAGGCACGCTTTAATTTTGAGATATTGGATACATTAGAGGCGGGTTTAGTGCTTAGCGGCACTGAAGTAAAATCTTTGCGCGCTAATCATGCCAATATTGCGGAAAGCTATGCTAGCTTTGAAAATGGTGAATTTTGGCTTATTAATTCTTATATTCCTGAATATAAGCAGGGTAATCGCTTTAATCACGAGCCGAGGCGTTTGCGCAAACTGCTTGTCAGTAAACGTGAAATGTCCAAGCTTTTTCAGGCTGTATCGCGTGATGGTATGACAGTTGTGCCATTGCGACTTTACTTCAATTTACGTGGTCGCGTTAAAATAGAGATTGCTGTGGCACGTGGTAAGAAGAACCATGATAAGCGTGAAACTGAAAAGAAGCGCGATTGGAACCGCGAAAAATCAAGATTGTTGCGTGATCGCGGTTAG